CAACTAAATGGGATGAAGACAGCAACTACCTCGGGGAACTGCTGTGAGGATGTGTTGGGTTAACTTATTGGAAGTGCTTTGCCCAGTGCTGTTCTAACAATTCAAAGCAGTTCCACATCCATTGGGCCAGAATAAACATTTCCTAGTTGCAGTTGCGGGGACTGGTCAAGAGAGATAAACAGGCTAACGAAGGGTTTATAACATCAAAATAATGTGATCCTCCAGTCTGAAGTATAACCCCGCCCAGACCTCAGCTGTAATAGTGGAAAAGTGCACCACCTGCGAAAGAATCAAGGCAACCTGGTGCTAGTGAACTCGGATCAATCACTTCCTATTTCTGGGTGTTagttttttatgtataaaatatgagTAACTATACCCACCTTGCGAGGATGAACACCAAATGAACCAAAAGATGTGACTgtgtgtcttaaaaacaaaagcactgCACCAATATTTGTCATTCGGGGAGACACCCAAACGGCCTCGGTGGTGGTGATAGGGGAGCGAGCTCCTGCCACTGACCTCACTGCGGCTTTTCTCCACCCTTCCAGTCCAGTCCCAACCCCCATAAAACACGACGAGTGTAGTGGGACTCAGGGCGGAGAATGCGGGGCCTGGAAACAGAGGCGGAAGGGCTCACCTGAACACACTGCTGGTAGCGCTTGAAGAGGTCGGTGCACGGGTCCCCGGAGCTGTCCCCCTTGAGAAACTTCTCGGCGAACCAGCGATTGAAGCACTGGTCGTATTCGCGCTTCATGTCCGTGCATGCCTCCCCGACACTGTTCATGGCGACagtggtggcggcggcggcggcagcgcaCTCTGATGTCATCACTCTTAGGCGCGTCGCTCGGCGTTACGCGCGGGCGCACTACGGGggccaaggaaggaagaaatgtggTCGCGGTTGGTGTGGCTGGGCCTTCGGGCCCCTCTGGGCGGGCGCCAGGGCTTCACGTCCAAGGCGGATCCTCAGGTAAAGGCCAGGGCCATCTAGGCGGGTGGCGGAGCAAGCCGGGAGGCACACCGGGGCGCCGGTGACCCACACTCCCTGCCTCATTCCTCCTccagggcagtggccggatcacgGCCCAGGTGATCGAGCACCTGGAGCGTCTAGCGCTTGTGGACTTCGGCAGCTGCGAGGCAGTGGCGCGACTGGAGAAAGCTATCGCCTTCGCCGACCGGCTACGTGCGGTGGACACTGACGGGGTGGAGCCCATGGAGTCGGTCCTGGAGGACAGGTAAACTCGAGGCTGCAGCCCCGAAGCCTTGAGCGTGGCCCGTTCGCAGCCGTTTAATGTGACGATTAGCGAACAATTTTCCAGGGGGTTAAAGAGCGTTAGCGAGATTCAGGAACTTGCCTACGGTCACCTCGCGAGTCAGTGGCTTCACTCTTCCCCTTGTTCATTACGGATGCTCTCGCTCGTGTCGTCCTAGTGTAAGtagaaacaaaacccaaactgCTCATCATcgcctttgtgttttttttcttgagacggagtccagactggagtgcagtggcgcgatctcggctcactgcaagctccgcctcccgtgttcaaacAATtatcttcctcagcctcccgagtagctgggattacaggtggctgcccccacgcccggctaatttttttttttttttttttttttgagacggagtctcgctttgtcgcccaggctggagtgcagtggccggatctcagctcactacaagctccgcctcccgggttcatgccattcccctgcctcagcctcccgagtagctgggactacaggcgcccaccacctcgcccggctagttttttgtattttatagtagagacggggtttcaccgggttaaccaggatggtctcgatctcatgaccttgtgatccacccgtc
This sequence is a window from Theropithecus gelada isolate Dixy chromosome 11, Tgel_1.0, whole genome shotgun sequence. Protein-coding genes within it:
- the TRIAP1 gene encoding TP53-regulated inhibitor of apoptosis 1; amino-acid sequence: MNSVGEACTDMKREYDQCFNRWFAEKFLKGDSSGDPCTDLFKRYQQCVQKAIKEKEIPIEGLEFMGHGKEKSENSS
- the GATC gene encoding glutamyl-tRNA(Gln) amidotransferase subunit C, mitochondrial, giving the protein MWSRLVWLGLRAPLGGRQGFTSKADPQGSGRITAQVIEHLERLALVDFGSCEAVARLEKAIAFADRLRAVDTDGVEPMESVLEDRCLYLRSDNVVEGNCADELLQNSHRVVEEYFVAPPGNISLPKLDEQEPFPHS